The Cellulomonas wangleii genome includes a region encoding these proteins:
- a CDS encoding Fur family transcriptional regulator, translated as MTSEATIEHVGTLLRARGERMTRARRAVLTVLARDGGHLGAEEILGRVADLDPGVHRATVYRTLDALADLGVVQHVHVRRTGTAYHLAHGEREHLHAECRGCGAVQDLPADLLDDVVGAVARRDGFWIEPTHVALSGLCAACTAPGAPAR; from the coding sequence ATGACGAGCGAGGCCACCATCGAGCACGTCGGCACGCTGCTGCGGGCGCGGGGCGAGCGCATGACGCGCGCCCGGCGCGCCGTCCTGACCGTGCTCGCACGCGACGGCGGGCACCTCGGCGCGGAGGAGATCCTCGGCCGCGTCGCCGACCTCGACCCGGGGGTGCACCGGGCCACGGTCTACCGGACGCTCGACGCGCTCGCGGACCTCGGCGTGGTGCAGCACGTGCACGTGCGACGCACCGGGACCGCCTACCACCTGGCCCACGGGGAGCGGGAGCACCTGCACGCCGAGTGCCGCGGCTGCGGTGCCGTGCAGGACCTGCCGGCCGACCTGCTCGACGACGTCGTCGGAGCCGTCGCGCGCCGCGACGGGTTCTGGATCGAGCCGACGCACGTCGCGCTGTCCGGGCTGTGCGCGGCGTGCACCGCGCCGGGTGCGCCCGCGCGCTGA
- a CDS encoding ATP-binding protein, translated as MARGRLRVLLGAAPGVGKTYAMLEEGRRLRDEGRDVVVAVVETHGRAHTAAMVEGLEVVPRRAVRHREVELTELDVDAVLARRPDVALVDELAHTNAPGLARTKRWQDVDALLDAGIDVLSTVNIQHIESLNDVVEKITGVVQRETIPDAVLRAADQVEVVDLAPQALRDRLAGGYVYPAERVDAALSNYFRLGNLTALRELALLWLADEVDAALRLYRTEHGIDSPWEARERVVVTLTGGPEGETLIRRGARIAARSAGGQLLAVHVTRQDGLRGAAPGALAHQRALVEQLGGTYHQVVGDDVPRALVDFATAVDATQLVIGVSRRGWLATALSGPGIGATVTREAGKIDVHVVNHAAAGGRPRLPRVGGALTRRRRVAGFALALVGGPLLTWLLVATRSTDAFVADVLAYQLLVVVTALVGGLWPAVYAAVLSGLTIDFLFVDPLHTVTVSEPSHALALVLYVVIAVLVSVVVDRAARTTRAAHRAAAESELLATVAGSVLRGQDAVAALVGRAREAFGMTAARLVVGGPPGGPPHGGGDPGGTVLASDGEVPPGEPGTTVPVDERAVLQLYGPDVAASERRLLNVIAVQLRAALERSDLASVASEVDHLTASDRVRSALLSALSHDLRRPLSAATAAVGGLRTAGSRLSPSDRAELLDTADESLRALATLMTDLLDVSRLDAGVLAFARTHVDTADVVLPALDELGLGPDEVELDLDLAVPPVLADPVLLQRVVVNLLANATRHAPPGTRVRVATSTFAGAVQIRVVDHGPGIPRERRDDVFVPFQRLGDTDNATGLGLGLALSKGFVTGMGGTLMPEDTPGGGLTMVVALPSAGTDDPADATRGTAA; from the coding sequence ATGGCGCGTGGGCGGCTCCGCGTCCTCCTCGGGGCGGCACCGGGCGTGGGCAAGACCTACGCGATGCTCGAGGAGGGCCGCCGCCTGCGTGACGAGGGGCGTGACGTCGTGGTCGCGGTCGTGGAGACCCACGGCCGCGCCCACACGGCCGCGATGGTCGAGGGCCTGGAGGTGGTGCCGCGCCGCGCGGTCCGGCACCGGGAGGTCGAGCTCACCGAGCTCGACGTCGACGCCGTGCTGGCCCGCCGCCCGGACGTCGCGCTGGTCGACGAGCTCGCGCACACCAACGCGCCCGGCCTGGCGCGCACCAAGCGGTGGCAGGACGTGGACGCCCTGCTCGACGCCGGGATCGACGTGCTCTCGACCGTGAACATCCAGCACATCGAGTCCCTCAACGACGTGGTGGAGAAGATCACCGGCGTCGTCCAGCGCGAGACGATCCCCGACGCCGTGCTGCGCGCCGCCGACCAGGTCGAGGTGGTCGACCTCGCACCGCAGGCGCTGCGCGACCGGCTCGCCGGCGGCTACGTGTACCCGGCCGAGCGCGTGGACGCCGCGCTGTCGAACTACTTCCGCCTCGGCAACCTCACGGCGCTGCGCGAGCTCGCGCTGCTGTGGCTGGCCGACGAGGTCGACGCGGCGCTGCGCCTGTACCGCACCGAGCACGGCATCGACAGCCCGTGGGAGGCGCGCGAGCGGGTCGTCGTCACGCTCACCGGTGGGCCCGAGGGGGAGACGCTGATCCGCCGCGGCGCGCGCATCGCCGCACGCTCGGCCGGCGGGCAGCTGCTGGCCGTGCACGTCACACGCCAGGACGGCCTGCGCGGTGCCGCCCCCGGCGCGCTCGCGCACCAGCGGGCGCTCGTCGAGCAGCTCGGCGGCACCTACCACCAGGTCGTCGGCGACGACGTCCCGCGCGCGCTCGTCGACTTCGCCACCGCGGTCGACGCGACCCAGCTCGTCATCGGGGTGTCGCGGCGCGGGTGGCTCGCCACGGCGCTCAGCGGCCCCGGCATCGGCGCGACCGTGACCCGCGAGGCGGGGAAGATCGACGTGCACGTCGTCAACCACGCCGCCGCGGGCGGGCGGCCGCGGCTGCCGCGCGTCGGCGGCGCGCTCACGCGGCGGCGGCGCGTCGCCGGGTTCGCGCTCGCGCTCGTCGGCGGGCCGCTGCTGACGTGGCTGCTGGTCGCGACGCGCAGCACCGACGCGTTCGTCGCCGACGTCCTGGCGTACCAGCTGCTGGTGGTGGTGACCGCGCTCGTCGGCGGCCTGTGGCCCGCGGTCTACGCGGCGGTGCTGTCCGGGCTGACGATCGACTTCCTGTTCGTCGACCCCCTGCACACCGTCACCGTCTCGGAGCCGTCGCACGCCCTCGCGCTCGTGCTGTACGTCGTCATCGCCGTGCTGGTCAGCGTGGTGGTCGACCGTGCCGCCCGCACCACGCGCGCCGCCCACCGCGCCGCGGCGGAGAGCGAGCTGCTGGCGACCGTCGCCGGCAGCGTGCTGCGGGGGCAGGACGCCGTCGCCGCGCTCGTCGGCCGGGCACGTGAGGCGTTCGGCATGACGGCGGCACGGCTCGTGGTGGGTGGGCCCCCGGGCGGGCCCCCGCACGGTGGCGGCGACCCGGGCGGCACGGTGCTCGCGTCGGACGGCGAGGTGCCGCCCGGCGAGCCCGGCACGACCGTGCCGGTCGACGAGCGCGCCGTGCTCCAGCTCTACGGGCCCGACGTCGCGGCGTCCGAGCGGCGGCTGCTCAACGTCATCGCCGTCCAGCTGCGCGCCGCCCTCGAGCGCAGCGACCTGGCGTCGGTGGCCAGCGAGGTCGACCACCTCACCGCGTCGGACCGCGTGCGCAGCGCGCTGCTCTCGGCCCTCAGCCACGACCTGCGCCGCCCGCTGAGCGCCGCGACCGCCGCCGTCGGCGGCCTGCGGACGGCCGGTTCGCGGCTGAGCCCGTCCGACCGCGCCGAGCTGCTCGACACCGCCGACGAGAGCCTGCGCGCCCTGGCGACGCTCATGACCGACCTGCTGGACGTCAGCCGGCTCGACGCGGGGGTGCTCGCGTTCGCCCGCACCCACGTCGACACCGCCGACGTCGTGCTGCCCGCGCTGGACGAGCTGGGCCTGGGCCCCGACGAGGTCGAGCTCGACCTCGACCTGGCGGTGCCGCCGGTCCTGGCCGACCCCGTGCTGCTGCAGCGCGTGGTGGTGAACCTGCTGGCCAACGCGACGCGGCACGCCCCGCCCGGCACGCGGGTGCGCGTCGCGACCAGCACCTTCGCGGGGGCCGTGCAGATCCGCGTCGTCGACCACGGCCCCGGCATCCCGCGCGAGAGGCGCGACGACGTCTTCGTACCGTTCCAGCGGCTGGGGGACACCGACAACGCCACCGGCCTGGGTCTGGGCCTGGCGCTGTCCAAGGGGTTCGTCACCGGCATGGGCGGCACGCTCATGCCCGAGGACACCCCGGGCGGCGGGCTGACGATGGTGGTGGCGCTGCCGTCGGCCGGCACGGACGACCCTGCCGACGCGACGAGGGGGACGGCGGCATGA
- the kdpB gene encoding potassium-transporting ATPase subunit KdpB has protein sequence MSTTLERTDTRPAPAPAPTPAGAFTWAQVRDALPGAVRKLDPRHMWRNPVMFVVWVGAALTTVLAVAEPFLGGPPESGGTTVPASFTGVIAAVLWVTALFANLAESVAEGRGKAQADSLRRTRTATAAHKVAAYDEAGDPGATRAPLVEVSSADLRLGDVVVISAGELVPGDGEIVHGIASVDESAITGESAPVVRESGGDRSAVTGGTRVLSDRVVVRITSKPGETFVDRMIALVEGASRQKTPNEIALSILLASLSVVFVVVALTLNPIASYAAEPVSVAVLVALLVCLIPTTIGALLSAIGIAGMDRLVQHNVLAMSGRAVEAAGDVTTLLLDKTGTITYGNRQAVAFVPLGDVQQAELVRAAALASLADPTPEGTSVVDLARRSGADVGTVVPGEVVPFTAQTRMSGLDEPDGARIRKGAGSAVVAWLEAEGTPMAPDVRAELDAAVEHVARSGGTPLVVAVAAPGRAGRVLGVVHLKDVVKEGLAQRFAELRAMGIRTVMVTGDNPVTARAIAAEAGVDDVLAEATPEDKLALIRAEQAGGHLVAMTGDGTNDAPALAQADVGMAMNTGTSAAKEAGNMVDLDSDPTKLIDVVRIGKQLLITRGALTTFSIANDVAKYFAIIPAMFMGVFPGLAALNVMGLHSPASAVLSAVVFNALVIVALIPLALRGVRYRPLDASAVLGRNLLVYGLGGVVVPFVGIWLIDLVVRLLPGY, from the coding sequence ATGTCCACCACGCTCGAACGCACCGACACCCGTCCCGCGCCCGCCCCGGCGCCCACCCCCGCCGGCGCGTTCACGTGGGCGCAGGTCCGCGACGCGCTGCCCGGTGCGGTCCGCAAGCTCGACCCGCGGCACATGTGGCGCAACCCCGTGATGTTCGTGGTCTGGGTCGGTGCGGCGCTCACCACCGTGCTGGCCGTCGCGGAGCCCTTCCTCGGCGGGCCCCCCGAGTCGGGCGGCACCACCGTGCCCGCGTCGTTCACCGGCGTCATCGCGGCGGTCCTGTGGGTCACGGCCCTGTTCGCGAACCTCGCGGAGTCCGTCGCCGAGGGCCGCGGCAAGGCGCAGGCGGACTCCCTGCGACGCACCCGCACGGCGACGGCGGCCCACAAGGTCGCGGCCTACGACGAAGCCGGCGACCCGGGCGCGACCCGTGCTCCGCTGGTCGAGGTGTCGTCGGCGGACCTGCGGCTCGGTGACGTCGTCGTCATCAGCGCGGGGGAGCTCGTGCCCGGGGACGGCGAGATCGTCCACGGCATCGCGTCGGTCGACGAGTCGGCGATCACCGGGGAGTCCGCGCCGGTCGTCCGCGAGTCCGGGGGCGACCGCTCGGCCGTCACGGGCGGGACGCGCGTGCTGTCCGACCGGGTCGTCGTGCGGATCACCTCGAAGCCGGGGGAGACGTTCGTCGACCGGATGATCGCGCTGGTCGAGGGCGCGAGCCGGCAGAAGACCCCCAACGAGATCGCGCTGTCGATCCTGCTGGCGTCGCTGTCGGTCGTGTTCGTCGTCGTCGCGCTCACGCTGAACCCGATCGCGTCGTACGCGGCGGAACCGGTGAGCGTCGCCGTCCTCGTCGCGCTGCTGGTCTGCCTCATCCCCACGACGATCGGCGCGCTGCTGTCCGCCATCGGCATCGCCGGTATGGACCGCCTGGTGCAGCACAACGTGCTCGCCATGTCGGGACGGGCCGTCGAGGCCGCGGGCGACGTGACGACGCTGCTGCTCGACAAGACCGGCACGATCACCTACGGCAACCGGCAGGCGGTCGCCTTCGTCCCGCTCGGTGACGTCCAGCAGGCCGAGCTGGTGCGAGCCGCGGCCCTCGCGTCGCTCGCGGACCCGACACCGGAGGGCACGTCGGTCGTCGACCTGGCCCGCCGCAGCGGTGCCGACGTGGGCACGGTCGTGCCCGGGGAGGTCGTGCCGTTCACCGCGCAGACCCGCATGTCCGGGCTCGACGAGCCCGACGGCGCGCGGATCCGCAAGGGGGCCGGTTCGGCGGTCGTCGCGTGGCTCGAGGCGGAGGGGACGCCCATGGCGCCCGACGTCCGGGCCGAGCTGGACGCCGCCGTCGAGCACGTCGCACGGTCCGGCGGCACGCCGCTGGTCGTCGCGGTCGCGGCACCCGGTCGCGCCGGTCGCGTGCTCGGCGTCGTGCACCTCAAGGACGTCGTCAAGGAGGGGCTCGCCCAGCGGTTCGCCGAGCTGCGCGCCATGGGCATCCGCACCGTCATGGTCACGGGCGACAACCCCGTGACCGCCCGCGCCATCGCGGCCGAGGCGGGTGTCGACGACGTTCTCGCCGAGGCGACCCCCGAGGACAAGCTCGCGCTGATCCGCGCCGAGCAGGCCGGCGGCCACCTCGTCGCGATGACGGGCGACGGCACCAACGACGCCCCGGCGCTCGCGCAGGCCGACGTCGGCATGGCGATGAACACGGGCACGTCGGCCGCGAAGGAGGCGGGCAACATGGTCGACCTCGACTCGGACCCGACCAAGCTCATCGACGTCGTGCGCATCGGCAAGCAGCTGCTCATCACCCGCGGCGCGCTGACGACGTTCTCCATCGCCAACGACGTCGCCAAGTACTTCGCGATCATCCCCGCGATGTTCATGGGCGTGTTCCCGGGGCTCGCCGCACTGAACGTCATGGGCCTGCACTCGCCGGCCTCGGCGGTCCTCTCCGCGGTCGTGTTCAACGCGCTGGTCATCGTCGCGCTCATCCCGCTCGCGCTGCGCGGCGTGCGGTACCGGCCCCTCGACGCCTCCGCCGTCCTCGGCCGCAACCTCCTGGTCTACGGGCTCGGCGGCGTCGTCGTGCCGTTCGTGGGCATCTGGCTCATCGACCTGGTCGTCCGCCTCCTGCCCGGCTACTGA
- the kdpA gene encoding potassium-transporting ATPase subunit KdpA — MTGLLAVLTLGAVLLLLAAAYRPLGDYMAHVYTTGTDWRVERAVYRVLGVDPRSQQTWPVYLRSVLAFSFVGVVLVYALQRTQQWLPLSLGLGAPSEHLAFNTAASFVGNTNWQSYSPELTLGHTVQATGLVVQNFVSAAVGMAVAVALVRGFAARRSVTIGNFWVDLLRGCLRILLPGALLAAVLLVVGGVVQNLAGFTDVTTLAGATQSVPGGPVASQEAIKLLGTNGGGFYNANSAHPFENPTQWTNLLEIVLMLVIPFSLPRTFGRMVGDHRQGYAIAGVMAALFSASFLALVALESAAGGTAPALAGAATEGKEARFGIVWSALFATTSTGTSTGAVSSMHDSYTALGGMLPMLNMMLGEVAPGGVGSGLYGMLVLAVVAVFVAGLLVGRTPEYLGKKIGPREIKLASLYILVTPTLVLAGTALSFGVPALRDSVEGTSIWNPGVHGMSEVLYAFTSAANNNGSAFAGLTANTPWLNTALGVAILLGRFVPMVLVLALAGSLAAQGAVPATAGTLPTHRPQFVGLLAGVVVVLTALTYFPVLALGPLAEGLI, encoded by the coding sequence ATGACCGGGCTGCTGGCCGTCCTCACCCTCGGCGCGGTCCTGCTGCTCCTCGCGGCCGCGTACCGGCCGCTCGGCGACTACATGGCGCACGTCTACACGACCGGCACGGACTGGCGCGTCGAGCGTGCCGTGTACCGCGTGCTGGGCGTCGACCCGCGCTCGCAGCAGACGTGGCCCGTCTACCTGCGCAGCGTGCTGGCCTTCTCGTTCGTCGGCGTGGTCCTCGTCTACGCGCTGCAGCGCACGCAGCAGTGGCTCCCGCTGTCGCTGGGGCTGGGGGCGCCGTCGGAGCACCTGGCGTTCAACACCGCCGCGTCCTTCGTCGGCAACACCAACTGGCAGTCGTACTCCCCGGAGCTCACGCTCGGGCACACCGTGCAGGCCACCGGTCTGGTGGTGCAGAACTTCGTGTCCGCGGCCGTCGGCATGGCGGTCGCCGTCGCGCTCGTGCGCGGGTTCGCGGCGCGCCGCTCGGTGACGATCGGCAACTTCTGGGTCGACCTGCTGCGCGGCTGCCTGCGCATCCTGCTGCCCGGCGCGCTGCTCGCGGCCGTGCTGCTGGTGGTCGGCGGGGTCGTGCAGAACCTCGCAGGGTTCACCGACGTGACCACGCTGGCCGGCGCGACGCAGTCGGTCCCCGGCGGGCCCGTCGCCTCGCAGGAGGCGATCAAGCTGCTCGGCACCAACGGCGGCGGGTTCTACAACGCCAACTCGGCGCACCCCTTCGAGAACCCCACGCAGTGGACGAACCTGCTCGAGATCGTCCTCATGCTCGTCATCCCGTTCAGCCTGCCGCGCACCTTCGGCCGCATGGTCGGCGACCACCGGCAGGGGTACGCGATCGCCGGGGTCATGGCGGCGCTGTTCTCGGCGTCGTTCCTCGCGCTCGTCGCGCTGGAGTCCGCCGCCGGCGGCACCGCGCCGGCGCTCGCGGGCGCCGCGACCGAGGGCAAGGAGGCCCGCTTCGGGATCGTCTGGTCGGCGCTGTTCGCGACGACGAGCACGGGCACGTCGACGGGTGCGGTGAGCTCGATGCACGACTCGTACACCGCGCTCGGCGGCATGCTGCCGATGCTCAACATGATGCTCGGCGAGGTCGCGCCCGGCGGCGTCGGGTCCGGCCTGTACGGGATGCTCGTGCTCGCGGTCGTCGCGGTGTTCGTCGCCGGCCTGCTGGTGGGCCGCACCCCGGAGTACCTGGGCAAGAAGATCGGCCCGCGCGAGATCAAGCTCGCGAGCCTGTACATCCTCGTGACGCCGACCCTCGTGCTCGCGGGCACCGCCCTGAGCTTCGGGGTGCCGGCGCTGCGCGACAGCGTCGAGGGGACGTCGATCTGGAACCCCGGCGTGCACGGCATGTCCGAGGTGCTGTACGCGTTCACGTCGGCCGCGAACAACAACGGCTCGGCGTTCGCCGGCCTCACCGCGAACACGCCGTGGCTGAACACGGCCCTGGGCGTCGCGATCCTGCTCGGCCGGTTCGTGCCGATGGTCCTGGTCCTGGCGCTGGCCGGGTCCCTGGCCGCGCAGGGCGCGGTCCCCGCGACGGCCGGCACCCTGCCCACCCACCGCCCGCAGTTCGTCGGGCTGCTCGCCGGTGTGGTCGTCGTCCTCACCGCACTCACGTACTTCCCCGTTCTCGCGCTGGGTCCCCTGGCGGAAGGGCTGATCTGA
- a CDS encoding bile acid:sodium symporter family protein, whose protein sequence is MTRPAWLRWLDPLTAMILAVLVLGLLVPVPEAVGAVLDTVRTAAIVLLFFLYGARMPTREVLDGLKRFRLQGSMLAATYLLFPLVGLAVQLLPDSVLDPDLRRGLLYLSVLPSTVQSSVVMTSIARGNVAGAITGATISNVLGVLLTPLLVAVLLGATGAGLDGGAVSGILLQLLLPFVVGQLVQPWIGAWLRRHGGLLKVTDRSTILLVVFTSVSAAQTAGAWDDLTLTALLVLLVVCAVVLAVMLSATWWGGRALGLDRGDRIALLMCGSKKSAATGLPMAAVLFAPAVAASVALPVIAFHQLQIVVCAILARRLAAAEPDPA, encoded by the coding sequence ATGACGCGACCCGCCTGGCTGCGGTGGCTCGACCCGCTGACCGCGATGATCCTGGCCGTCCTCGTGCTGGGGCTGCTGGTCCCGGTGCCCGAGGCCGTCGGTGCGGTCCTCGACACGGTCCGCACGGCCGCGATCGTGCTGCTGTTCTTCCTGTACGGCGCGCGGATGCCCACGCGGGAGGTCCTCGACGGCCTCAAGCGGTTCCGCCTGCAGGGGTCGATGCTGGCGGCGACCTACCTGCTGTTCCCGCTGGTGGGCCTGGCGGTCCAGCTGCTGCCCGACTCCGTCCTGGACCCGGACCTGCGCCGTGGCCTGCTGTACCTGTCGGTGCTGCCGTCGACCGTGCAGTCGTCGGTGGTGATGACGTCGATCGCCCGCGGCAACGTCGCGGGGGCCATCACCGGCGCGACGATCTCGAACGTCCTGGGCGTCCTGCTGACCCCGCTGCTCGTGGCGGTGCTGCTGGGGGCGACGGGTGCGGGGCTCGACGGCGGCGCGGTGAGCGGGATCCTGCTGCAGCTGCTGCTGCCGTTCGTCGTCGGGCAGCTGGTGCAGCCGTGGATCGGGGCGTGGCTGCGGCGGCACGGCGGTCTGCTGAAGGTGACCGACCGCTCGACGATCCTGCTGGTGGTGTTCACGTCCGTCAGCGCGGCGCAGACGGCCGGTGCGTGGGACGACCTGACGCTCACCGCCCTGCTGGTGCTGCTGGTGGTGTGCGCGGTGGTGCTGGCCGTCATGCTCTCGGCGACGTGGTGGGGCGGGCGCGCGCTGGGGCTGGACCGCGGCGACCGCATCGCGCTGCTGATGTGCGGCTCGAAGAAGTCGGCGGCGACCGGGCTGCCGATGGCGGCGGTGCTGTTCGCGCCCGCCGTCGCGGCGAGCGTCGCGCTGCCCGTGATCGCGTTCCACCAGCTGCAGATCGTGGTGTGCGCGATCCTCGCGCGGCGCCTGGCGGCGGCGGAGCCCGACCCCGCCTGA
- a CDS encoding response regulator, which yields MRILIADDDPQILRALRITLTAQGYDIVTATSGPQAITQAIDHRPDVLMLDLGMPGLDGVDVIHAVRGWSQSPILVVSGRTGAADKVDALDAGADDYVTKPFSIEELLARIRALTRRVVLGVDAAPVVRFGDVTVDLSARTVLRGPDGAGAPVRLTPTEWQVLERLVRNPGRLVTRQTLLTEIWGSQHVTDTGYLRLYVAQLRKKLEPEPARPRHLLTEAGMGYRFDPDGGAVPSSTSGA from the coding sequence ATGAGGATCCTCATCGCGGACGACGACCCGCAGATCCTGCGGGCGCTGCGCATCACGCTCACCGCGCAGGGCTACGACATCGTCACCGCGACGTCGGGGCCGCAGGCGATCACGCAGGCGATCGACCACCGGCCGGACGTCCTCATGCTCGACCTCGGCATGCCCGGCCTGGACGGCGTCGACGTCATCCACGCGGTGCGCGGCTGGTCGCAGTCGCCGATCCTCGTCGTCTCCGGGCGCACCGGCGCCGCCGACAAGGTCGACGCGCTCGACGCGGGCGCCGACGACTACGTCACCAAGCCGTTCTCGATCGAGGAGCTGCTGGCGCGGATCCGGGCGCTGACGCGGCGCGTCGTGCTGGGCGTCGATGCCGCCCCGGTGGTGCGGTTCGGCGACGTCACGGTCGACCTGTCGGCCCGCACCGTGCTGCGCGGCCCGGACGGCGCCGGGGCGCCCGTGCGGCTGACGCCCACCGAGTGGCAGGTGCTGGAGCGGCTCGTGCGCAACCCTGGCCGGCTCGTGACGCGCCAGACCCTGCTCACCGAGATCTGGGGCTCGCAGCACGTCACCGACACCGGCTACCTGCGGCTGTACGTCGCCCAGCTGCGCAAGAAGCTCGAGCCGGAGCCCGCGCGTCCCCGGCACCTGCTCACCGAGGCGGGCATGGGCTACCGGTTCGACCCCGACGGCGGCGCCGTGCCGTCGTCCACCTCCGGCGCCTGA
- the kdpC gene encoding potassium-transporting ATPase subunit KdpC, translating to MPLATRTAARTLGVAVRAMVVLTLLLGVGYTAVVTGVAQLVAPAQAGGSLLTGPDGTVVGSALIGQSFTDVDGEPLARYFQPRPSAAGDGYDAGASSGSNLGPENPDLVAAIADRRAQVAALEGVEPSDVPPDAVTASASGLDPHVSPAYAALQVPRVAAARGMSEQDVADLVARHTGGRGLGFVGEPTVNVLRLNLALDDQEG from the coding sequence ATGCCCCTCGCCACCCGCACCGCCGCCCGCACCCTGGGCGTCGCCGTCCGCGCCATGGTCGTCCTCACCCTCCTGCTCGGCGTCGGCTACACCGCCGTCGTCACGGGCGTCGCGCAGCTGGTCGCCCCCGCGCAGGCGGGCGGCTCGCTCCTCACGGGTCCCGACGGCACCGTGGTCGGGTCCGCGCTGATCGGCCAGTCGTTCACCGACGTCGACGGCGAGCCGCTGGCCCGGTACTTCCAGCCCCGGCCGTCGGCCGCGGGCGACGGGTACGACGCGGGGGCGTCGTCGGGCTCCAACCTGGGGCCGGAGAACCCGGACCTGGTCGCCGCGATCGCGGACCGGCGCGCACAGGTCGCGGCGCTCGAGGGGGTCGAGCCGTCCGACGTGCCGCCCGACGCCGTCACTGCGTCCGCGTCCGGCCTGGACCCGCACGTCAGCCCCGCGTACGCGGCGCTGCAGGTGCCGCGCGTCGCCGCGGCGCGCGGGATGTCGGAGCAGGACGTCGCCGACCTCGTGGCGCGGCACACTGGGGGACGCGGCCTGGGGTTCGTGGGCGAGCCGACCGTGAACGTGCTGCGGCTCAACCTCGCCCTCGACGACCAGGAGGGCTGA
- a CDS encoding potassium-transporting ATPase subunit F, whose amino-acid sequence MIVLELLAAGLGVAAVVYLLVALVRPERF is encoded by the coding sequence GTGATCGTCCTCGAGCTGCTCGCCGCGGGGCTCGGCGTCGCCGCGGTCGTCTACCTGCTCGTCGCGCTCGTCCGACCGGAGCGCTTCTGA
- the nicT gene encoding Nickel transporter NicT: MATTSSTRAGTVRGRGRGRLSRGERVSIAGMASVVLALTVVGWGVLVLVVAPARFQVDSTTVFGVGLGLTAYTLGMRHAFDADHIAAIDNTTRKLMTDGQRPVSVGFWFSLGHSTVVLVLCVLLAFGVRALAGQVEDESSTLQRTTGMIGISVSAVFLLVIGILNLVVLRQILRVFKDMRGGRYDEETLEQHLNNRGLLNRVLGPATRAVRKPWHMYPVGLLFGLGFDTATEVSLLVLAGGAAAFQLPWYAILTLPVLFAAGMTLLDSIDGCFMNFAYGWAFSKPVRKVYYNITITGLSVAVALLIGGIEVMSIVSERLGLESGPIAWVGGLDLGHVGFVIVGLFVVTWVVALAVWRFGRVEERWTADLSRAQAPEVDDGTAPPSGSNR; the protein is encoded by the coding sequence ATGGCCACCACGTCCAGCACGCGTGCAGGGACCGTCCGGGGTCGGGGTCGCGGCCGCCTGAGCCGCGGCGAGCGGGTGTCCATCGCCGGCATGGCGTCGGTCGTGCTCGCGCTGACCGTGGTGGGCTGGGGCGTCCTGGTCCTCGTCGTGGCCCCGGCACGCTTCCAGGTGGACTCCACGACCGTGTTCGGCGTCGGACTGGGGCTCACCGCGTACACCCTCGGCATGCGGCACGCCTTCGACGCCGACCACATCGCCGCCATCGACAACACCACCCGCAAGCTCATGACCGACGGGCAGCGGCCGGTGTCCGTCGGGTTCTGGTTCTCGCTCGGCCACTCCACGGTCGTGCTCGTGCTGTGCGTGCTGCTCGCGTTCGGGGTCCGCGCGCTGGCCGGGCAGGTCGAGGACGAGTCGTCGACGCTGCAGCGGACCACCGGGATGATCGGCATCTCCGTGTCGGCGGTGTTCCTGCTGGTCATCGGCATCCTCAACCTCGTCGTGCTGCGCCAGATCCTGCGCGTCTTCAAGGACATGCGCGGCGGGCGGTACGACGAGGAGACGCTCGAGCAGCACCTGAACAACCGCGGGCTGCTCAACCGCGTGCTCGGCCCGGCGACGCGGGCGGTGCGCAAGCCGTGGCACATGTACCCCGTGGGGCTGCTCTTCGGCCTGGGCTTCGACACCGCGACCGAGGTGTCGCTGCTCGTCCTCGCGGGCGGCGCCGCGGCGTTCCAGCTGCCCTGGTACGCGATCCTCACGCTGCCCGTGCTCTTCGCCGCCGGGATGACGCTGCTCGACTCCATCGACGGCTGCTTCATGAACTTCGCCTACGGCTGGGCGTTCTCCAAGCCGGTGCGCAAGGTCTACTACAACATCACCATCACCGGGCTGTCGGTGGCGGTCGCGCTGCTCATCGGCGGCATCGAGGTGATGTCGATCGTGTCCGAGCGGCTGGGCCTGGAGTCGGGACCGATCGCGTGGGTCGGTGGGCTCGACCTCGGGCACGTCGGGTTCGTCATCGTCGGGCTCTTCGTGGTCACGTGGGTCGTAGCGCTCGCGGTGTGGCGGTTCGGCCGCGTCGAGGAGCGCTGGACCGCCGACCTGAGCCGGGCTCAGGCGCCGGAGGTGGACGACGGCACGGCGCCGCCGTCGGGGTCGAACCGGTAG